In Chlorobiota bacterium, the sequence CTTTTTGCGTCACCTTCACCCGCTCGTAAATAGCGCAGCAGTAGCCGATGCACTCAAGGCAGTTAAACGTTGGCGTTGCCATGATTCGATGGTCGTTGTTGGATTGAAGGAGCTATGACGCTATCTATCTCTCTCTGGCCATCATCCCCAATAAATAATCGCCACGGAGGCCAGCATCCAGATGATTCCGGTGGCAATCAAGGAAGGGTCCCGCAAGAGCACCGAAACTGGGTTCTCCGCGGTCTGCCGTTTTTCGTCAAGATAGAGGTAGCGGAAGATGCCGTACATCACAATCGGAACGGTATAAACAAACTTATCGGTCCCAAAAAACTCCTGCGTGTGGTCGCTGACGGTGTAGAGGGTGTAGCTCATAATGGAGCCAGCAACGGAGACGTTCAGGATCACCCGAATAAGCTCGGGGGTGTAATCTTCCAAGACCTTTCGGCTTTCCCCCCGCCCGATGTGCGACAGCTCGCTTCGGCGTTTTGCCACCCCCAGAAAGAGCGAAAGGAAAAGGGTGCAGATAATCAGCCATTCGGAAACATCCACTTGGATGGACTTCGCGCCGGTCAGCACCCGCAGCATAAACCCGGCAGCGATGATGAAAATATCCAGCAGAACCACGTGCTTCAGCCCAAAGGAGTAGCCAAGATTGAGCATGGCATAGATGGCAATGCAAGCCCCGGCCTGCCACGGAAGCTGGGCCGCCAGCAGTGCCGCCACCGCCGCCACCACCGCCAACTGAACAACCGCCGAGCCAACACCTACTTTGCCGGAAGCAATCGGGCGGTGCTGCTTTTTGGGGTGCTGGGCATCGGCGTTGCGGTCAACGATGTCGTTCAGGATATAAACGCTGGAGCTAACGAAGCAGAAAGCGAAGAAGGCGATCAGTGCGCGAAGGTCGCTTTCGGCGTTCATCAATGCTTTGCCATAGACCAGCGGGGCAAAGATGAAGGCGTTTTTTATCCAATGTGATGGCCGC encodes:
- a CDS encoding decaprenyl-phosphate phosphoribosyltransferase → MSRLLQPISDRIRLMRPSHWIKNAFIFAPLVYGKALMNAESDLRALIAFFAFCFVSSSVYILNDIVDRNADAQHPKKQHRPIASGKVGVGSAVVQLAVVAAVAALLAAQLPWQAGACIAIYAMLNLGYSFGLKHVVLLDIFIIAAGFMLRVLTGAKSIQVDVSEWLIICTLFLSLFLGVAKRRSELSHIGRGESRKVLEDYTPELIRVILNVSVAGSIMSYTLYTVSDHTQEFFGTDKFVYTVPIVMYGIFRYLYLDEKRQTAENPVSVLLRDPSLIATGIIWMLASVAIIYWG